One genomic segment of Salinigranum rubrum includes these proteins:
- a CDS encoding (2,3-dihydroxybenzoyl)adenylate synthase, producing MHDGPAHATTDIEGYVPFPADRVRAYREAGDWRDLTFHAVVDRVAEATPSRRALVGPERELSYGDLARNSRRLAGAFRDELGLRADDTVTLQLPNCVEFVEAFLACSRLGVVPAFVLPRHREQELGHVVSLTESKAVVTAGDRYDLGFDYVGLVDSVVDDHAHLDACVAVAGDGSDAPTGWHDLTALRDHDEEVDGDDVNPCNPGLFMLSGGTSGLPKAIPRTHNDYVYLWEHIARAMGVEADWTLVAGLPIPHSFAFGYVLGAGLWAGATVAVEPALKPDPLVALVDRVDGDVTTLIPKQLIDFLDAGADATLSTLRVVCSGGQKVPPDLVRRVADQWDAGFCNVFGMGEGAQVITRPDDPVEVQATTVGRPLGPGDEIRIVDEGREVPRGELGELVVRGPGVFTGYFRNEAANESSFDDDGWFYTGDVFSQRPDGTYEVWGRLDDTINRAGETIYAPAIEDVLVEHPKIAKAAVVGVPDEALGERVGAAVELRRGTASLTLDEVTAFLDERGLAVFRRPERLAVVASLPETDVGKIDRGAVEREFGAGESV from the coding sequence ATGCACGACGGGCCCGCCCACGCGACGACCGACATCGAGGGATACGTTCCGTTTCCGGCCGACCGGGTCCGGGCGTATCGCGAGGCGGGGGACTGGCGTGACCTCACCTTCCACGCCGTCGTCGACCGGGTGGCCGAGGCCACGCCGTCGCGGCGAGCGCTCGTCGGGCCGGAGCGCGAACTGAGTTACGGCGACCTCGCCCGAAACTCCAGACGGCTCGCGGGCGCGTTCCGCGACGAACTGGGGCTCCGGGCCGACGACACGGTGACCCTCCAGTTGCCGAACTGCGTCGAGTTCGTCGAGGCGTTCCTCGCGTGTTCGCGCCTCGGCGTCGTCCCGGCGTTCGTCCTCCCGCGGCACCGAGAACAGGAACTGGGACACGTCGTCTCCCTCACCGAGTCGAAGGCCGTCGTCACCGCGGGCGACCGGTACGACCTCGGCTTCGACTACGTGGGACTCGTCGACAGTGTCGTCGACGACCACGCGCACCTCGACGCGTGCGTCGCCGTCGCCGGGGACGGGAGCGATGCACCGACCGGATGGCACGACCTGACGGCCCTGCGCGACCACGATGAGGAGGTCGACGGCGACGACGTGAACCCCTGCAACCCCGGGCTGTTCATGCTCTCGGGCGGGACGAGCGGTCTCCCGAAGGCGATTCCACGGACCCACAACGACTACGTCTACCTCTGGGAGCACATCGCGCGGGCGATGGGCGTCGAGGCGGACTGGACGCTCGTCGCCGGACTCCCGATTCCGCACAGCTTCGCGTTCGGGTACGTCCTCGGTGCGGGCCTCTGGGCGGGCGCGACCGTCGCGGTCGAACCGGCGTTGAAGCCGGACCCGCTCGTCGCCCTCGTCGACCGGGTCGACGGCGACGTGACCACGCTCATCCCCAAACAGCTCATCGACTTCCTCGACGCCGGGGCGGACGCGACGCTGTCGACGCTTCGCGTCGTCTGCTCCGGCGGACAGAAGGTCCCGCCCGACCTCGTCCGGCGGGTCGCCGACCAGTGGGACGCCGGCTTCTGCAACGTCTTCGGCATGGGCGAAGGGGCGCAGGTCATCACCCGACCCGACGACCCGGTGGAGGTACAGGCGACGACCGTCGGTCGACCGCTCGGTCCCGGCGACGAGATTCGCATCGTCGACGAGGGCCGGGAGGTCCCACGGGGGGAACTCGGCGAACTCGTCGTCAGGGGCCCCGGGGTGTTCACCGGCTACTTCCGCAACGAGGCCGCGAACGAGTCGTCGTTCGACGACGACGGGTGGTTCTACACCGGCGACGTCTTCTCACAGCGTCCGGACGGCACGTACGAGGTGTGGGGGCGCCTCGACGACACTATCAACCGCGCCGGGGAGACCATCTACGCACCGGCCATCGAGGACGTCCTCGTCGAGCATCCGAAGATAGCCAAGGCGGCCGTCGTCGGCGTCCCCGACGAGGCGCTGGGCGAGCGGGTCGGCGCGGCGGTCGAACTCCGGCGGGGCACAGCGTCGCTCACGCTCGACGAGGTGACGGCCTTCCTCGACGAGCGGGGGCTGGCCGTCTTCCGCCGGCCCGAACGACTCGCCGTGGTCGCGTCGCTCCCGGAGACCGACGTCGGAAAGATCGACCGCGGGGCCGTCGAGCGCGAGTTCGGAGCCGGCGAGAGTGTATAA
- a CDS encoding alcohol dehydrogenase catalytic domain-containing protein: MTSPTSETTMRAVGFHEHGDIDQFELLDVPVPTIEPDEVLVDVRAASLNHQDLFAVRELEHYVPEYPFWGGGDMAGTVAAVGDRVTGWDVGARVAVDPTITCGTCRFCLAGEQSMCERYQVFGEHRKGGFAEYAAVPAENLVSVPDSVSFETAAAAPMVTGTAWRALATRASLEPYEDLLVVGATGGLGHMAVQLAREVLNVDTIYATTSTEEKAAFLRDLGVDHVIDYTEEEFSARVWELTGKRGVDVVYNNVGGETWVPSMRALRSGGRLVTSGATAGPNPPTEVRLVFVRQLDVLGSTAHSATDLRHALRYVWDGTVEPVVQETFPLEAYAEAFRTMADRRAYGKLVFTVD; the protein is encoded by the coding sequence ATGACCTCCCCGACGTCCGAGACGACGATGCGCGCGGTCGGCTTCCACGAACACGGCGACATCGACCAGTTCGAGTTGCTCGACGTGCCGGTCCCCACCATCGAACCCGACGAGGTGCTCGTCGACGTTCGGGCGGCGTCGCTCAATCACCAGGACCTCTTCGCCGTCAGAGAACTCGAACACTACGTCCCCGAGTACCCGTTCTGGGGCGGCGGCGACATGGCGGGGACGGTCGCCGCCGTCGGCGACCGGGTGACGGGGTGGGACGTCGGTGCGCGCGTCGCCGTCGACCCGACGATTACGTGTGGGACGTGTCGGTTCTGCCTCGCGGGCGAACAGTCGATGTGCGAGCGGTACCAGGTGTTCGGCGAACACCGAAAGGGCGGATTCGCCGAGTACGCCGCCGTCCCCGCCGAGAACCTCGTCTCGGTTCCCGACTCGGTATCCTTCGAGACGGCCGCCGCCGCGCCGATGGTCACCGGAACCGCCTGGCGGGCGCTGGCGACGCGCGCCTCGCTCGAACCGTACGAGGATCTGCTCGTCGTCGGCGCGACCGGCGGACTCGGCCACATGGCCGTTCAACTCGCCCGCGAGGTGCTCAACGTCGACACCATCTACGCGACGACGAGCACCGAGGAGAAGGCGGCCTTCCTCCGTGACCTCGGCGTCGACCACGTCATCGACTACACCGAGGAGGAGTTCAGCGCGCGGGTGTGGGAGCTCACGGGCAAGCGCGGCGTCGACGTGGTGTACAACAACGTCGGCGGGGAGACGTGGGTGCCGTCGATGCGGGCGCTCAGGTCCGGGGGGCGGCTGGTCACCTCGGGGGCGACCGCCGGTCCCAACCCGCCGACCGAAGTCAGGCTGGTGTTCGTCCGCCAACTCGACGTGCTGGGGAGCACCGCACACAGCGCGACCGACCTCCGGCACGCCCTCCGGTACGTCTGGGACGGGACCGTCGAACCCGTCGTCCAGGAGACGTTCCCGCTGGAAGCGTACGCCGAGGCGTTCCGGACGATGGCCGACCGCCGGGCCTACGGCAAACTCGTCTTCACAGTCGACTGA
- a CDS encoding branched-chain amino acid ABC transporter permease, translating into MALPLVQELIFGLVLGSFIALGAIGFTLVYGLVNMINFAHGEFVTVGAYVGLIAAQFLGLPFAVAVVAALAVTAVFGWGVAQVTFEPLNDAGAVPLLLTSIGVGLILRNGIRLAAGASPQYIDTTRPTPYRFEELGFFFTDQQVFIVAITVVAVVALHLFLNRTMIGVAMRATSDNEDLALVTGIDTRRVRHVVWLIASAFAGVAGILLAVSRSANPSLGFGQLLLVLTAAILGGAGSPYGAVVGSYILGIGISLAIAFLPTGVSEFGTTMAFVVLIVVLLVRPGGIVNQEVRHS; encoded by the coding sequence ATGGCTCTCCCTCTCGTTCAGGAACTCATCTTCGGCCTGGTTCTCGGCTCGTTCATCGCGCTGGGAGCTATCGGCTTCACCCTGGTGTACGGCCTGGTGAACATGATCAACTTCGCCCACGGCGAGTTCGTCACGGTCGGAGCGTACGTCGGACTCATCGCCGCGCAGTTCCTCGGGCTCCCCTTCGCCGTCGCCGTCGTCGCCGCGCTCGCGGTCACCGCCGTCTTCGGCTGGGGCGTCGCGCAGGTGACGTTCGAGCCGCTGAACGACGCCGGGGCGGTCCCGCTGCTTTTGACCTCCATCGGCGTCGGGCTCATCCTCCGGAACGGGATTCGGCTGGCCGCGGGTGCGAGCCCGCAGTACATCGACACGACCCGGCCGACCCCTTACCGGTTCGAAGAGCTTGGCTTCTTCTTCACCGACCAGCAGGTGTTCATCGTCGCCATCACCGTCGTGGCAGTCGTCGCGCTCCACCTCTTCTTGAACCGGACGATGATCGGCGTGGCGATGCGAGCGACCTCCGACAACGAGGACCTGGCGCTCGTGACCGGTATCGACACGCGCCGCGTCCGCCACGTCGTCTGGCTCATCGCCTCGGCCTTCGCGGGCGTCGCGGGCATCCTCCTGGCCGTGAGCCGGTCGGCGAACCCGTCGCTCGGCTTCGGACAGCTCCTCTTGGTGTTGACCGCGGCCATCCTCGGCGGCGCCGGGAGCCCCTACGGGGCGGTCGTCGGCTCGTACATCCTCGGCATCGGCATCTCCCTCGCCATCGCCTTCCTCCCCACCGGCGTCTCCGAGTTCGGGACGACCATGGCGTTCGTCGTGCTCATCGTCGTCTTACTCGTTCGCCCCGGCGGCATCGTCAACCAGGAGGTCCGCCACTCGTGA
- a CDS encoding branched-chain amino acid ABC transporter permease, producing MSVLDDLPVDAARAGVVLVVLAVAFLLSPFFIAPPRATLLFFEVGIIFLAYVLILVGVNLQFGHAGLVNFGPVAFFAVGGYTAAMMTADGPFEGIGLGFPWPVGLVAGVVAAVALGAVLGVSTLRLRDDFLAIVTLAVAEIVHGLVGTFQSVTGGSLGLGNVPRPFAALTSDGAPNLFATAFLFGSLALLAYGVFHRLAESPYGRVLHAIRADEQVTETLGKDVFRYKLVVFVYGAALAGFAGAMFAFHLGAVSPGFFTINVTVLVWIGMLIGGAASDRGVIGGLAIIMSFQLLTRFLNDQIPAVTADQFASIRLILVGLLLVLIVRYRPEGIWGDPKELGVER from the coding sequence GTGAGCGTTCTCGACGACCTCCCAGTGGACGCGGCCCGCGCCGGCGTCGTCCTCGTCGTGCTCGCCGTCGCGTTCCTCCTGAGCCCGTTCTTCATCGCGCCGCCGCGCGCGACGCTGTTGTTCTTCGAGGTCGGCATCATTTTCCTGGCGTACGTCCTCATCCTCGTCGGGGTGAACCTCCAGTTCGGCCACGCCGGCCTGGTCAACTTCGGTCCCGTCGCCTTCTTCGCCGTCGGCGGCTACACCGCGGCGATGATGACCGCCGACGGTCCGTTCGAGGGAATCGGCCTCGGCTTCCCGTGGCCCGTCGGACTCGTCGCCGGCGTCGTCGCCGCGGTGGCGCTCGGCGCGGTCCTCGGCGTCTCGACGCTCCGCCTCCGCGACGACTTCCTCGCCATCGTCACGCTCGCAGTCGCCGAAATCGTCCACGGCCTCGTCGGGACGTTCCAGTCCGTCACCGGCGGGAGCCTCGGCCTCGGAAACGTCCCACGTCCGTTCGCGGCGCTCACCAGCGACGGCGCACCCAACCTCTTCGCGACGGCGTTCCTGTTCGGCTCGCTGGCGCTTCTCGCCTACGGCGTGTTCCACCGGCTCGCCGAATCGCCGTACGGTCGCGTCCTCCACGCCATCCGCGCGGACGAGCAGGTCACCGAGACCCTCGGCAAGGACGTCTTCCGGTACAAACTGGTCGTCTTCGTCTACGGCGCCGCCCTCGCGGGCTTCGCGGGTGCGATGTTCGCCTTCCACCTGGGCGCGGTCTCGCCGGGCTTTTTCACCATCAACGTGACCGTCCTGGTCTGGATCGGCATGCTCATCGGCGGCGCGGCCAGCGACCGCGGCGTCATCGGCGGACTCGCCATCATCATGAGCTTCCAGCTCCTGACCCGCTTCCTGAACGACCAGATTCCGGCCGTCACCGCCGACCAGTTCGCCTCCATCCGTCTCATCCTCGTCGGTCTCCTGCTCGTGCTCATCGTCCGCTACCGACCCGAGGGCATCTGGGGCGACCCGAAGGAACTGGGGGTGGAGCGATGA
- a CDS encoding xanthine dehydrogenase family protein molybdopterin-binding subunit has translation MSTDETAKRDSEPTGTTSGSGTGVGASVRRVEDRRFLTGTARYTDDLRVPDAAHLAIVRSQHAHARVTDIDTTAAEALDGVLAVVTPETMDASRLPTPSRLPIIPGPGISTAEHLNCPVITDGTVRHQGEPVAVVVASDRYAARDGVSAVDVSYEKLDTAVTLDDALADDAPAIHDGTPDNVAFEWEYGDGDAMDDVFAAAAHTVSVDIGNQRIVQNPIEPRAAIAEFDPGTGELRLQSTTQIPHKLRRDLSAALDYPESKISVVAPDMGGGFGSRCVPYPEEALVAWTAMHLERPVRWQGTRTSNYASDIQGRGVTTEGTLAVDDEGHIQGFRVDLVDDMGAYLSAFAPGIAITCLNVMTGQYDIPAVHYHVRGVMTNTTPSDAYRGVIETELIHTLERLVDRAAAAVGVDPAEFRRRNFVPPDAFPYETAAGGTYDSGDYEPALDEALDLVDYEELRARQAEWREEGRYLGIGIGAWIEKCGFGCGGKVASWEYSNLQCHRDGGITVHVGTSNHGQGHETTYAQVVSEKLGVPIDRIEIVEDDTTRVREGVGTFASRCAITAGGSIGESAEKVVEKGRHIAAHRLEAAAEDVVFEAGEFSVAGAPDRSMSLEAVAEVAHVGYDLPEGVEAGLEATSYFDPDDYSYPFGVQIAVVEVDPSTAEVSFETFVSVDDCGVQINPKIVEGQVHGGTAQGIGQALFEGAMYDDNGTLVSGSHMDYALPKSYHVPDMKTGFTVTPSPRNPLGVKGVGESGAVGGLAATVNAVEDALAPFGIGDLTPPLTGQTIWTALREARGEAD, from the coding sequence ATGAGTACGGACGAGACGGCGAAGCGGGATTCGGAGCCGACGGGGACGACGTCCGGGAGCGGAACCGGCGTCGGGGCGAGCGTCAGGCGCGTGGAGGACCGGCGGTTCCTCACGGGGACGGCGCGGTACACCGACGACCTGCGGGTGCCGGACGCGGCCCACCTCGCAATCGTCCGAAGCCAGCACGCCCACGCCCGCGTCACCGACATCGATACGACCGCCGCCGAGGCGCTCGACGGCGTCCTCGCCGTCGTCACGCCCGAGACGATGGACGCGAGTCGTCTCCCGACACCGTCGCGTCTCCCCATCATCCCGGGGCCGGGCATCTCGACGGCCGAACACCTCAACTGCCCCGTCATCACCGACGGGACCGTCCGCCACCAGGGCGAACCGGTCGCGGTCGTCGTCGCCTCGGACCGCTACGCGGCGCGTGACGGCGTCTCCGCCGTCGACGTCTCCTACGAGAAACTCGACACGGCCGTCACCCTCGACGACGCGCTCGCGGACGACGCACCGGCGATTCACGACGGCACCCCCGACAACGTCGCGTTCGAGTGGGAGTACGGCGACGGCGACGCGATGGACGACGTCTTCGCCGCGGCCGCTCACACCGTCTCGGTCGACATCGGCAACCAGCGCATCGTCCAGAACCCCATCGAACCGCGGGCGGCTATCGCCGAGTTCGACCCCGGGACGGGCGAACTCCGCCTCCAGAGCACGACGCAGATTCCCCACAAACTCCGACGCGACCTGTCGGCGGCGCTCGACTATCCGGAATCGAAGATTTCCGTCGTCGCCCCGGACATGGGTGGCGGCTTCGGCAGTCGCTGCGTGCCCTACCCCGAGGAGGCGCTCGTCGCGTGGACCGCGATGCACCTCGAACGGCCGGTGCGCTGGCAGGGAACCCGGACGAGCAACTACGCGAGCGACATCCAGGGTCGCGGCGTCACCACGGAGGGAACGCTCGCCGTCGACGACGAGGGGCACATCCAGGGGTTCCGCGTCGACCTCGTCGACGACATGGGCGCGTACCTCTCGGCGTTCGCGCCCGGCATCGCCATCACGTGTCTGAACGTGATGACCGGCCAGTACGATATCCCCGCAGTTCACTACCACGTCCGGGGGGTGATGACCAACACGACGCCGTCGGACGCGTACCGCGGCGTCATCGAGACGGAACTCATCCACACGCTGGAGCGACTGGTCGACCGGGCCGCCGCCGCGGTCGGCGTCGACCCCGCCGAGTTCCGCCGGCGGAACTTCGTCCCGCCCGACGCGTTCCCGTACGAGACCGCCGCCGGCGGGACGTACGACAGCGGCGACTACGAACCCGCACTCGACGAGGCGCTCGACCTCGTCGACTACGAGGAACTCCGCGCTCGACAGGCGGAGTGGCGGGAGGAGGGACGGTACCTCGGCATCGGCATCGGCGCGTGGATCGAGAAGTGCGGCTTCGGTTGCGGCGGGAAGGTCGCCTCCTGGGAGTACAGCAACCTGCAGTGTCACCGCGACGGCGGTATCACGGTCCACGTCGGCACCTCGAACCACGGCCAGGGCCACGAGACGACGTACGCGCAGGTGGTCTCGGAGAAACTCGGCGTGCCCATCGACCGGATCGAAATCGTCGAGGACGACACCACCCGGGTCCGCGAGGGCGTCGGCACGTTCGCCAGTCGGTGCGCCATCACGGCGGGCGGGTCCATCGGCGAGAGCGCCGAGAAGGTCGTCGAGAAGGGAAGACACATCGCCGCCCACCGTCTCGAAGCCGCGGCCGAGGACGTCGTCTTCGAAGCGGGCGAGTTCTCCGTCGCCGGCGCGCCCGACCGCTCGATGTCGCTGGAGGCGGTGGCCGAGGTGGCGCACGTCGGCTACGACCTCCCCGAGGGCGTCGAGGCCGGCCTGGAGGCGACGTCGTACTTCGACCCCGACGACTACTCGTACCCCTTCGGCGTCCAGATTGCGGTCGTCGAGGTCGACCCCTCGACCGCGGAGGTGTCCTTCGAGACGTTCGTCTCGGTCGACGACTGCGGCGTCCAGATCAACCCGAAAATCGTCGAGGGACAGGTCCACGGCGGGACGGCACAGGGCATCGGCCAGGCGCTGTTCGAGGGCGCGATGTACGACGACAACGGGACGCTCGTCAGCGGCTCACACATGGACTACGCGCTCCCGAAATCGTACCACGTCCCGGATATGAAGACGGGCTTCACCGTGACGCCGTCGCCGCGGAACCCTCTCGGCGTGAAGGGCGTCGGCGAGTCCGGCGCGGTCGGTGGGCTCGCGGCGACCGTCAACGCGGTCGAGGACGCCCTCGCCCCGTTCGGAATCGGCGACCTCACCCCGCCGCTCACCGGGCAGACCATCTGGACCGCCCTCCGGGAGGCCCGCGGGGAGGCGGACTGA
- a CDS encoding LLM class flavin-dependent oxidoreductase — protein MQIAVSDTVGPATEIRKQAELAAELDYDAFWTQELIDTKDGITTATALGAWGIDIDIVVGLPSPYTRHPAMIATEVCSVDDYSGGRVRGLAVATSAPEVVQKLGESLDRPIKRMSETHDILRSIIRTGRCDYEGDIYTITNWKLRSEFSSDIPLYLAGMGPKMRELAAAKFDGLWLPFNATVPFVDDVTDEGDDLLVTRFDRDPDEFLYALNIPTAVVDEEDELSVDEQVRDVLEFTAWHCCSDHIKPLVERAGIDYDVDALREAVRNNDYEAMKTIVDRDFLNTVAAVGSPETVRDRYREYVDAGIDCPVIYNYGPESVKLRNVEALAPSAF, from the coding sequence ATGCAAATCGCCGTCTCGGACACCGTCGGTCCGGCTACTGAGATCCGAAAGCAGGCCGAACTCGCGGCCGAACTCGACTACGACGCCTTCTGGACGCAGGAACTCATCGACACGAAGGACGGAATCACCACCGCGACGGCGCTCGGGGCGTGGGGTATCGACATCGACATCGTCGTCGGGTTGCCGAGTCCGTACACGCGTCACCCGGCGATGATCGCCACGGAGGTCTGCTCCGTCGACGACTACTCCGGGGGGCGGGTGCGCGGCCTCGCCGTGGCGACGAGCGCCCCGGAGGTCGTTCAGAAGTTGGGCGAGTCGCTCGACCGCCCTATCAAGCGGATGAGCGAGACGCACGACATCCTCCGGTCGATTATTCGAACCGGACGCTGCGACTACGAGGGCGACATCTACACGATTACGAACTGGAAGCTCCGCAGCGAGTTCAGTAGCGACATCCCGCTCTACCTGGCGGGGATGGGCCCGAAGATGCGCGAACTCGCCGCGGCGAAGTTCGACGGTCTCTGGCTGCCGTTCAACGCGACCGTCCCCTTCGTCGACGACGTCACCGACGAAGGTGACGACCTTCTCGTGACCCGGTTCGACCGCGACCCCGACGAGTTCCTCTACGCGCTCAACATCCCGACGGCCGTCGTCGACGAGGAGGACGAACTGAGCGTCGACGAGCAGGTCCGCGACGTGCTGGAGTTCACGGCGTGGCACTGCTGCAGCGACCACATCAAGCCGCTCGTCGAGCGCGCCGGCATCGACTACGACGTCGACGCATTGCGCGAGGCCGTCCGGAACAACGACTACGAGGCGATGAAAACCATCGTCGACCGCGACTTCCTGAACACGGTCGCGGCCGTCGGGTCGCCCGAGACGGTCCGCGACCGCTACCGCGAGTACGTCGACGCCGGCATCGACTGTCCGGTCATCTACAACTACGGGCCCGAGTCGGTGAAGCTCCGGAACGTCGAGGCGCTCGCGCCCAGCGCGTTCTGA
- a CDS encoding CinA family protein, translating into MHETDDAVEARVGDALRETGGTVAVAESLTGGLVCSRLTDVPGSSDYLDRGAVTYSNDAKLDALAVSRESLDAHGAVSEPVAREMAQGVRDVSATTWGVSTTGIAGPTGGTPDKPVGLVFVGVAYAAPWGSDDSFARAERYVFEGKRAEVKTQSATRALSDLLEAVEEVTDSEATSDTAGGV; encoded by the coding sequence ATGCACGAGACCGACGACGCGGTCGAAGCCCGCGTCGGCGACGCGCTCCGGGAGACGGGAGGAACGGTCGCCGTCGCCGAATCGCTGACGGGTGGTTTGGTCTGCTCGCGGCTGACCGACGTCCCCGGGTCGAGCGACTATCTCGACCGCGGGGCCGTCACCTACTCGAACGACGCCAAACTCGACGCGCTCGCCGTCTCGCGGGAGTCGCTCGACGCCCACGGTGCCGTCTCCGAACCCGTCGCCCGGGAGATGGCACAGGGGGTGCGAGACGTGTCTGCAACGACCTGGGGCGTCTCGACGACGGGTATCGCGGGGCCGACGGGAGGAACCCCCGACAAGCCGGTCGGCCTCGTCTTCGTCGGCGTCGCCTACGCCGCGCCGTGGGGGAGCGACGACTCGTTCGCTCGTGCCGAGCGGTACGTCTTCGAGGGGAAGCGAGCGGAGGTGAAAACCCAGAGCGCGACGCGAGCGCTCTCGGACTTGTTGGAAGCCGTCGAGGAGGTCACCGATTCCGAGGCGACCTCCGACACCGCCGGCGGGGTGTAG
- a CDS encoding ABC transporter substrate-binding protein — translation MLATSLAGCAGTEGGGSTATATDAPSGGGATQTESGGGGQTSTGTPTSSGPERVVFGQPAGISGKWDFLQPAVSQASELATQQINDAGGPLDAEFELLRRDTAVNPQQARQVVRQLVNNDRVPAINGLFSSEIVPLWDFIQELEVPIISPWPGSTFLDTRGGDRGTPEDLSDDEWLWRTVIGDTVHTAGAAKAMIDNDFTTLGVLNGTSAGERSWSDSFIAAFEDLGGTVAQRVEVSEGQSSYQSSLDRLFQTDFDAWALAVALTDATTVIRDWSNAGYGRQLLLEDGLMDADLIEAVGEQAEGAWIAAGSTQGPNYDSFLPAFQELGDADVHTWGVASYDATNVLALATHRAGEATPEAIEQSIGPVTREGGTAVSNFAEGKEALDAGEEINYEGAVTPVDFTEFGNVWGNVGVSTVTPDGFEEEFTVEADTLKESIADY, via the coding sequence ATGTTGGCGACCAGCCTCGCCGGCTGTGCGGGCACCGAAGGCGGCGGGTCGACCGCGACAGCGACCGACGCCCCGAGCGGTGGCGGAGCGACACAGACAGAGAGCGGCGGCGGCGGACAAACCTCGACGGGCACACCGACGTCGTCGGGTCCCGAGCGGGTCGTCTTCGGGCAGCCGGCGGGTATCTCGGGGAAGTGGGACTTCCTCCAGCCGGCGGTGTCGCAGGCGTCGGAGCTCGCGACACAGCAGATCAACGACGCCGGCGGCCCCCTCGACGCCGAGTTCGAACTCCTGCGGCGTGACACGGCGGTCAACCCACAGCAGGCCCGACAGGTGGTTCGACAGCTCGTCAACAACGACAGGGTCCCGGCGATCAACGGGCTCTTCTCGAGCGAGATCGTCCCGCTGTGGGACTTCATTCAGGAACTCGAAGTCCCGATCATCTCGCCGTGGCCGGGGTCGACGTTCCTCGACACCCGCGGGGGTGACCGGGGAACGCCCGAGGACCTGAGCGACGACGAGTGGCTCTGGCGGACGGTCATCGGCGACACGGTCCACACCGCCGGCGCGGCGAAAGCGATGATCGACAACGACTTCACGACGCTCGGGGTCCTCAACGGGACCAGCGCCGGGGAGCGGAGCTGGTCCGACTCGTTCATCGCCGCGTTCGAGGACCTCGGGGGGACGGTCGCCCAGCGCGTCGAGGTCTCGGAGGGGCAGTCCTCGTACCAGTCGTCGCTCGACCGGCTGTTCCAGACCGACTTCGACGCGTGGGCGCTCGCGGTGGCGCTCACCGACGCGACGACCGTCATCCGCGACTGGTCGAACGCGGGCTACGGGCGTCAACTCCTCCTCGAAGACGGGCTGATGGACGCCGACCTCATCGAGGCGGTCGGCGAGCAGGCCGAGGGCGCGTGGATTGCCGCCGGGAGCACGCAGGGACCGAACTACGACAGCTTCCTGCCGGCGTTTCAGGAACTGGGCGACGCCGACGTTCACACGTGGGGCGTCGCCTCCTACGACGCGACGAACGTCCTCGCGCTGGCGACCCACCGCGCGGGCGAGGCCACGCCGGAGGCCATCGAGCAGAGCATCGGTCCCGTCACCCGCGAGGGCGGGACGGCGGTCTCGAACTTCGCCGAGGGCAAGGAGGCGCTCGACGCCGGCGAGGAGATCAACTACGAGGGAGCGGTGACGCCGGTCGACTTCACCGAGTTCGGAAACGTCTGGGGGAACGTCGGCGTCTCGACGGTCACCCCCGACGGCTTCGAGGAGGAGTTCACCGTCGAGGCGGACACGCTGAAAGAATCTATCGCGGACTACTGA